A window from Rana temporaria chromosome 8, aRanTem1.1, whole genome shotgun sequence encodes these proteins:
- the LOC120910183 gene encoding gastrula zinc finger protein XlCGF71.1-like isoform X1, translating to MEYQLPNTSPADGYNFTHTKLYSEVFPCPKCDKSFTDRWDLTKHLSCHMGEIFVCECGKYFKDKSQLTRHLPIHTGEKPFTCLECGKCFSRKDTLVKHKRTHGDTKNSSCTECEKLFLKNLDFTRSRTEGSFACSECGKCFSQERDLCKHQGGHTGERPFSCSDCGICFKQKAHLLNHLMRTHRGKFPFSCSSCGKSFKTKSEFDLYLRDHRERYIVPESLKCR from the exons atggagtaTCAACTGCCAaacacatcaccgg CAGATGGATACAATTTCACTCATACAAAACTCTACAGTGAAGTATTTCCCTGCCCAAAGTGCGATAAATCTTTCACGGACAGATGGGACCTCACCAAACATCTGAGCTGTCACATGGGAGAAATCTTTGTGTGTGAGTGCGGGAAGTATTTTAAAGACAAAAGTCAGCTGACGAGACACCTCCcgattcacacgggtgagaaaccttttacatgtttagagtgtgggaaatgtttctccCGTAAAGACACCCTTGTAAAACACAAGCGAACCCACGGGGACACAAAGAACTCTTCATGTACAGAGTGTGAGAAATTGTTCCTAAAGAATCTGGACTTCACACGAAGCAGAACTGAGGGATCATTcgcatgttcagagtgtgggaaatgttttagcCAGGAAAGAGACCTTTGTAAACACCAGGGAGGTCACACGggggagcgtcctttttcatgttcagactGCGGGATATGCTTTAAGCAGAAAGCTCACCTCCTCAATCATCTCATGAGAACTCATAGAGGGAAATTTCCATTTTCATGCTCAAGTTGTGGGAAATCGTTCAAAACAAAATCTGAATTTGATCTATACCTGAGAGATCACAGAGAGAGGTACATAGTTCCAGAGAGCCTGAAGTGCAGGTGA
- the LOC120910183 gene encoding gastrula zinc finger protein XlCGF71.1-like isoform X2: MEYQLPNTSPDGYNFTHTKLYSEVFPCPKCDKSFTDRWDLTKHLSCHMGEIFVCECGKYFKDKSQLTRHLPIHTGEKPFTCLECGKCFSRKDTLVKHKRTHGDTKNSSCTECEKLFLKNLDFTRSRTEGSFACSECGKCFSQERDLCKHQGGHTGERPFSCSDCGICFKQKAHLLNHLMRTHRGKFPFSCSSCGKSFKTKSEFDLYLRDHRERYIVPESLKCR; encoded by the exons atggagtaTCAACTGCCAaacacatcaccgg ATGGATACAATTTCACTCATACAAAACTCTACAGTGAAGTATTTCCCTGCCCAAAGTGCGATAAATCTTTCACGGACAGATGGGACCTCACCAAACATCTGAGCTGTCACATGGGAGAAATCTTTGTGTGTGAGTGCGGGAAGTATTTTAAAGACAAAAGTCAGCTGACGAGACACCTCCcgattcacacgggtgagaaaccttttacatgtttagagtgtgggaaatgtttctccCGTAAAGACACCCTTGTAAAACACAAGCGAACCCACGGGGACACAAAGAACTCTTCATGTACAGAGTGTGAGAAATTGTTCCTAAAGAATCTGGACTTCACACGAAGCAGAACTGAGGGATCATTcgcatgttcagagtgtgggaaatgttttagcCAGGAAAGAGACCTTTGTAAACACCAGGGAGGTCACACGggggagcgtcctttttcatgttcagactGCGGGATATGCTTTAAGCAGAAAGCTCACCTCCTCAATCATCTCATGAGAACTCATAGAGGGAAATTTCCATTTTCATGCTCAAGTTGTGGGAAATCGTTCAAAACAAAATCTGAATTTGATCTATACCTGAGAGATCACAGAGAGAGGTACATAGTTCCAGAGAGCCTGAAGTGCAGGTGA
- the LOC120909977 gene encoding zinc finger protein 585A-like, with protein sequence MMEGDMTERILNLTLEIIYLLTGESFPPVKSGDRVTITVPPPPSFTSEKNNNMQILDIIKKMMELLTGEVPIRCQDVTVYFSMEEWEYLEGHKDLYKDVKIENEETLISTADGHDVWNTSEEHLMSSTDDYRIIQYSPDVKPTIEHIDHGLLCVGRSEYPFNLKELFVDAPNIYEDLHSRSTPEDPCKAEELSEIRIDIANIYEDLHSRSTSEDPCKAEELSEIRIDIPNVYSGVHCMDTSGDSSNPEDVSDKLRIITLSMSPGASIVDWTPDPKPEEPSHSHSDTFIYKSEEIYPLSSDGKRRTSTLEEHQRTDTEDLPFSCPECGKCFDSKLHLVRHIKVHSRARPFVCLECGKSFTSKSHLTRHVSHHTGVRPYSCSECGKSFIDKCVLVKHLRYHTGERPYVCTECGQSFVEKAHLNRHSKLHTGETPFSCSGCGKCFHRKDTLIKHQRTHMSKRVYTCKKCGKGFAHRGMLIMHRQTHTGERPFSCAECGKHFKQKMSLQRHCKLHVKESSTFCLERGETFKTESELQVHQSAHMGEETLSCLGCEKLFIRKSDLVRHQRVHSGEKPFSCSECGKCFTQKGSLDVHIKVHTGEKPFTCSECGKCFIQKAHLLTHQRVHTGELPFACSECGKCFSQKRYLVSHQRSHIGERAFSCSQCGKCFTRKESLLRHKKLHSGLRPYSCSECGKCFAQKGDLLAHQRSHMGERPFSCLLCGKCYSQKRHLLRHQTSHTGERPFSCLQCGKCFTRKEGLIRHERLHTGVRPYSCSECGKCFNQKVHLLTHQKTHTGQLPYSCSECGKSFRLEKCLKKHQRSHTSKFSCSECGKSFIQERLFIKHQRSHTGERPFSCSECGKCFSQERYLIKHQKSHTGEHPFACSECGKSFTRKDSLIRHEKIHSGDRPHSCSECGKCFSQKQDLLSHQRIHMGERPFACPLCGKCYSQKRHLQRHQSSHTGMLRFTCSQCGKCFTRKEGLVRHGRLHTGVRPYSCSECGKCFFQKVHLLRHQRTHTNKPLFSCLECGKSFKTKSDFVLHQFEHSV encoded by the exons ATGATGGAGGGGgacatgactgagaggatactgaacctcaccctggagatcatctacctgctgaccggagag AGTTTTCCGCCGGTGAAGTCTGGTGACCGGGTGACCATCACAGTTCCTCCACCTCCATCCTTCACATCTGAGAAAAACAACAACATGCAGATTCTTGACATcatcaagaagatgatggagctgctgacaggagag gttcctataaggtgtcaggatgtcactgtctatttctccatggaggagtgggagtatttagaaggacacaaggatctctacaaggacgtcaagATAGAGAACGAGGAGACGCTTATATCGACAG CAGATGGACACGACGTGTGGAATACCTCGGAGGAACATCttatgtcctccacagatgattaCAGGATCATACAGTATTCTCCAGACGTAAAGCCCACTATTGAGCATATAGATCACGGACTTTTATGTGTGGGTAGATCAGAATATCCCTTTAATCTCAAGGAACTTTTTGTTGATGCCCCAAATATCTATGAAGACCTTCACAGTAGGTCTACCCCAGAAGATCCATGTAAAGCTGAGGAACTTTCTGAGATACGTATTGATATCGCAAACATCTATGAAGACCTTCACAGTAGGTCTACCTCAGAAGATCCATGTAAAGCTGAGGAACTTTCTGAGATACGTATTGATATCCCAAATGTTTACTCGGGAGTTCACTGTATGGATACATCGGGAGATTCCTCGAATCCTGAGGACGTTTCTGATAAGTTACGTATTATTACCCTGAGTATGTCTCCGGGAGCTTCCATTGTAGATTGGACACCAGACCCGAAACCCGAGGAACCTTCTCATAGTCACTCAGATACTTTTATATACAAATCTGAAGAGATATATCCGTTGTCTTCGGATGGGAAACGCCGAACATCAACTCTTGAAGAGCACCAGAGAACCGACACAGAAGATCTGCCCTTCTCAtgtcccgagtgcgggaaatgtttcgacTCAAAACTGCATCTTGTCCGCCACATAAAAGTCCACAGCAGAGCGCGGCCCTTTGTGTGTTTGGAGTGCGGGAAAAGCTTCACGTCGAAATCGCATCTTACCAGACACGTCAGTCACCACACGGGAGTGCGACCCTAttcctgttcagagtgcgggaaatcattCATAGACAAATGTGTCCTTGTCAAACACCTGAGATATCACACGGGCGAAAGGCCGTACGTGTGCACGGAGTGCGGACAGTCCTTTGTGGAGAAAGCCCATCTGAACAGGCACTCCAAACTTCACACGGGCGAGACCCCTTTTTCGTGTTCggggtgcgggaaatgtttccacCGGAAGGACACCCTCATTAAACACCAGCGAACCCACATGAGCAAGAGGGTGTACACGTGTAAgaagtgcgggaaaggttttgcACACAGGGGTATGCTTATCATGCACCGGCAAACCCACACGGGTGAGCGCCCATTTTCTTGCGCGGAGTGCGGAAAGCACTTCAAACAGAAAATGTCTCTACAGCGGCACTGTAAGCTTCACGTGAAAGAGAGTTCAACGTTTTGTTTGGAGCGCGGGGAAACCTTCAAAACCGAATCGGAACTTCAAGTACATCAAAGCGCTCACATGGGCGAGGAGACCTTATCGTGTTTGGGGTGCGAGAAACTGTTCATAAGGAAGTCGGACCTTGTTAGACATCAGAGAGTTCACTCCGGTGAGAAGCCCTTTTCGTGTTCTGAGTGCGGCAAATGCTTCACACAGAAAGGAAGCCTTGACGTGCATATCAAAgtccacacaggggagaagccgtttacctgttcagagtgcgggaaatgtttcattcaAAAAGCACACCTTCTTACACACCAGAGAGTTCACACGGGTGAGCTTCCTTttgcatgttcagagtgcgggaagtgtttcagtcAGAAAAGATATCTTGTTAGTCATCAGAGAAGTCACATCGGAGAGCGCGCTTTCTCATGTTCACAATGCGGAAAATGTTTTACGCGGAAAGAGAGTCTTCTCAGGCACAAGAAGCTTCACAGTGGATTGCGACCGTAttcctgttcagagtgcgggaaatgtttcgctCAGAAAGGAGACCTTCTTgcacaccagagaagtcacatgGGCGAGCGTCCCTTCTCATGTCTATTGTGCGGGAAATGTTACAGTCAGAAAAGGCACCTTCTTAGACACCAGACAAGTCACACGGGCGAACGTCCGTTTTCATGTTtgcagtgtgggaaatgtttcacaCGGAAAGAAGGTCTGATTAGGCATGAGAGACTTCATACAGGTGTGCGTCCATATTCatgctcagagtgcgggaaatgttttaatcAAAAAGTACACCTTCTAACACATCAGAAAACCCACACGGGTCAGCttccctattcatgttcagagtgcgggaaatccttCAGACTGGAAAAATGCCTTAAAAAACATCAGAGGAGTCACACAAGCAAGTTTTCttgctctgagtgcgggaaatcatTTATTCAGGAAAGACTGTTTATTAAACACCAAAGGAGTCACACGggcgagcgtcctttttcatgttcagagtgcgggaagtgttttagCCAGGAAAGATACCTTATTAAACACCAGAAGAGTCACACAGGCGAGCATCCCTTTGCctgttcggagtgcgggaaaagttttacCCGGAAAGATAGCTTGATTAGGCATGAGAAAATTCACAGCGGAGATCGTCCGCATTCCTGTtcggagtgtgggaaatgtttcagtCAAAAACAGGACCTCCTTTCGCATCAGAGGATCCACATGGGAGAGCGTCCCTTCGCCTGTCCTTTGTGCGGGAAATGTTACAGTCAGAAGAGACACCTTCAGAGGCACCAAAGTAGTCACACGGGCATGCTTCGTTTTACGTGCTCgcagtgcgggaaatgctttacAAGGAAAGAGGGTCTCGTAAGGCATGGTAGACTTCACACGGGAGTGAGACCCTAttcctgttcagagtgcgggaaatgtttctttcagaaagtgcaccttCTAAGGCACCAGAGGACTCACACGAACAAGCCTCTTTTTTCATGCTTGGAGTGTGGGAAATCGTTCAAGACGAAATCTGACTTTGTTCTACACCAGTTTGAGCACAGCGTCTGA